The Geotalea uraniireducens Rf4 genome window below encodes:
- a CDS encoding ABC-F family ATP-binding cassette domain-containing protein, whose amino-acid sequence MIHLSNITKQHGSQLLFRDASFQILPGTRTGLVGPNGAGKTSVFRIITGEEEVDAGEITLAKRTTIGYFSQDVGYMSGRSALEEVMAGAGDTVRLAADLKLMEEAMCRPMSDDEMADLLERYGAAMEEFEHKGGYDLDSRAQAVLTGLGIGPDRFNNPVESFSGGWKMRIALAKILTLKPDVLLLDEPTNHLDVESIIWLEEWLATEFKGALLMTSHDRDFMNRIVTRIVEVANKTVTTYGGNYDFYERERDIRHEQLLASHKRQQDMLAKEEEFIARFAARASHAAQVQSRVKKLDKIDRIEIPPEERTVRFEFNQPPRSGDDVVVMDSLGKYWPATDGHGTSVFSGVSGIVRRQNKIAVVGVNGAGKSTFLKVLAGQTASTTGSVTLGANVELGYFSQHAMEVLEPKKTVFETVQEAMPLANIGVIRNLLGAFLFQGDAVDKKIENLSGGEKSRVVLATLLARPVNFLVLDEPTNHLDIKSREILLDALKNFAGTVILVSHDRHFLRMLVDRVFEIDHGEMRVYEGDYGYYLSKSSADLQV is encoded by the coding sequence CAGGGGAGATCACCCTCGCCAAAAGGACCACCATCGGCTACTTTTCCCAGGATGTAGGGTATATGTCGGGGCGCTCGGCACTGGAAGAGGTGATGGCCGGTGCAGGGGATACGGTCCGGCTTGCAGCTGACCTTAAGTTGATGGAGGAGGCCATGTGTCGGCCCATGTCCGACGACGAAATGGCAGACCTTCTTGAGCGCTACGGTGCAGCCATGGAGGAGTTCGAGCACAAGGGCGGATACGACCTGGACTCCCGCGCCCAGGCGGTACTGACCGGCCTCGGTATCGGGCCGGACCGGTTTAACAATCCGGTGGAGTCCTTCAGCGGCGGCTGGAAAATGCGCATTGCCCTGGCAAAGATCCTGACCCTGAAACCGGACGTACTTCTCCTCGACGAACCGACCAACCACCTGGATGTGGAGTCGATCATCTGGCTGGAGGAGTGGCTGGCGACCGAGTTCAAGGGGGCGTTGCTGATGACGAGCCATGACCGCGATTTCATGAACCGCATTGTCACCCGTATCGTCGAGGTGGCCAACAAGACGGTCACCACCTACGGCGGCAACTATGACTTTTACGAGCGGGAGCGTGATATTCGCCATGAGCAGCTCCTTGCCAGCCACAAACGCCAGCAGGACATGCTTGCCAAGGAGGAGGAGTTTATCGCCCGGTTCGCAGCCCGCGCTTCCCATGCGGCACAGGTCCAGTCCCGGGTAAAGAAGCTGGACAAGATCGACCGGATCGAAATACCCCCCGAGGAGCGGACCGTACGTTTCGAGTTTAACCAGCCGCCCCGTAGCGGCGATGACGTGGTCGTAATGGATAGCCTTGGCAAATACTGGCCGGCAACCGATGGGCATGGAACCTCGGTCTTCAGCGGTGTTTCCGGCATTGTCCGTCGGCAGAACAAGATTGCCGTTGTCGGAGTGAATGGCGCGGGGAAATCGACCTTTCTCAAGGTTCTCGCAGGGCAGACCGCATCCACCACCGGCAGCGTTACTCTGGGGGCCAATGTGGAACTGGGTTACTTCAGCCAGCACGCCATGGAGGTTCTCGAACCGAAGAAAACGGTCTTCGAGACGGTGCAGGAGGCGATGCCGCTTGCCAACATCGGCGTCATCAGGAACCTGCTCGGGGCCTTCCTCTTTCAGGGGGATGCCGTGGACAAAAAGATCGAGAACCTTTCCGGGGGCGAAAAAAGCCGCGTCGTGCTGGCAACGCTCTTGGCGCGGCCGGTCAATTTTCTCGTCCTCGACGAGCCGACCAACCATCTGGATATCAAATCGCGGGAAATCCTTCTCGATGCGTTGAAGAACTTTGCCGGCACGGTCATATTGGTCAGCCATGACCGTCATTTTCTCCGCATGCTGGTGGACCGGGTATTCGAGATCGATCACGGCGAGATGCGGGTCTACGAGGGGGATTACGGGTATTATCTCTCCAAATCCAGTGCGGATCTGCAAGTGTAA